One window from the genome of Flavobacterium agricola encodes:
- a CDS encoding putative LPS assembly protein LptD: MRTNIFHIVFIFSCVLGTFTPALAQDGKAKNIQLNAEKQNNITQKPLPKVPQDSIPVTDTIPVKKNAPLDAIVKKSAKDYEKVNLKKSELTLYNEAHLIYKDIDLTAGIIVFNFDKDEVYAGRIKDSLGNYTQRPVFKQGQNIVEPDSIRFNTKTKKALVWNSRTTQQDFKIKAEVSKRVNDSVYYMQKARLTTSEDIDNPEYYFNIQKVKFVPGEKVVAGVTNMVIADVPTPLGLPFGYFPITSNAVSGFIIPSFGDTNNRGYFIQNGGYYFAINDHVDLTVLGDYYTNGSWATRFESSYGKRYRYNGRVNIRFENIILGERGFPDYSKTRNYNIQWSHAQDQKANPYSKFSASVNMGSSQYFRNSLNMANIGASLNNTLSSSINYNKRFTTVPEVNLSITATHSQNTNTKRIDMTLPTVQASVDRIYPFAKRDESKRGIIKNINLQYNFNAQNKYTTSDSLFFSPTMFKDQGKTGFSHNIPLSTNFKIFKHFSVSASANYNEVWQLNTIRKYYDSQSNKVVDENINGFEAYRTYNLNTSIGTTFYGTFNFGKEKRIQAIRHTVRPSISYMYTPSFEQYYDTYALDASGTNYGDYTKFQGGLYGVPSLNQASNVGINIGNSFEAKVRDDEKGESKKVMLLNSLNIQTTYNLAADSLKLAPLRIVGGTALFNNKLNVNFGTTLDPYAIDNAGRRIDKWNIDNGGSLFRMTSANLTLGYSLSSRDLKADGKENLENLNAANGGRPDDLFGRAIDMADQRKSLFNKQSEENTSELYNLDIPWDIQFAYSLTYANTNRESRIVTNSLMVNGNLDITPRWKVGASTGYDFANKGVTFTQLRFERDLLSWRMSFNWVPIGFNSSWGFFIGIKSGALSDIKWDKRSLPEQRLR; this comes from the coding sequence TTGCGTACAAATATATTTCATATCGTTTTCATATTTTCCTGCGTTTTAGGAACATTTACACCGGCTTTAGCACAAGACGGAAAAGCAAAAAACATTCAGTTAAACGCTGAAAAACAAAACAATATCACCCAAAAACCACTACCTAAGGTTCCTCAGGATTCTATACCTGTAACAGATACAATTCCTGTTAAAAAAAATGCTCCTTTAGATGCCATTGTTAAAAAATCGGCTAAAGATTACGAAAAGGTAAACCTTAAAAAAAGTGAGCTAACCCTGTACAACGAGGCGCATTTAATTTACAAAGATATCGATTTAACAGCCGGAATTATTGTTTTTAACTTTGATAAAGACGAAGTTTATGCCGGTCGCATTAAGGATTCTTTAGGAAATTATACTCAAAGGCCTGTTTTTAAACAAGGACAAAATATTGTAGAACCCGATTCAATCCGCTTTAATACTAAAACAAAAAAAGCATTGGTTTGGAATTCTAGAACCACGCAACAAGATTTTAAAATTAAAGCTGAAGTATCAAAACGTGTTAATGATTCGGTTTATTACATGCAAAAAGCACGTTTAACAACTTCTGAAGATATTGATAATCCGGAATATTACTTTAATATTCAAAAAGTAAAATTTGTACCCGGCGAAAAAGTTGTTGCTGGTGTTACCAATATGGTAATTGCCGATGTACCTACTCCATTAGGTTTGCCTTTTGGCTATTTTCCGATTACTAGCAATGCGGTTTCCGGTTTCATTATTCCGTCATTTGGAGATACCAACAACCGTGGATATTTTATTCAGAACGGGGGGTATTATTTTGCAATTAATGACCATGTTGATTTAACTGTTTTAGGTGATTATTATACAAACGGAAGTTGGGCTACGCGTTTTGAATCGTCTTACGGAAAACGTTATCGATATAACGGACGTGTAAACATTCGTTTTGAAAATATTATTTTAGGTGAGCGTGGGTTTCCTGATTATTCTAAAACAAGAAACTACAACATTCAGTGGTCGCACGCACAAGATCAGAAGGCAAATCCGTATTCTAAATTTTCGGCTTCTGTAAATATGGGTAGTAGCCAATATTTTAGAAACTCATTAAACATGGCTAACATTGGTGCCAGCTTAAACAACACCTTAAGCTCATCTATTAACTACAACAAACGTTTTACTACTGTTCCAGAAGTTAATTTAAGCATCACAGCAACCCATTCGCAAAACACCAACACCAAACGTATTGATATGACCTTACCAACGGTTCAGGCCAGCGTAGACCGTATTTATCCGTTTGCTAAACGTGACGAATCTAAACGTGGTATTATAAAAAACATCAACTTACAATATAATTTTAACGCTCAAAACAAATATACAACTAGCGATTCGTTGTTTTTCTCACCAACCATGTTTAAAGATCAGGGAAAAACCGGCTTTTCACATAATATTCCTTTAAGCACAAACTTTAAAATTTTCAAACATTTTTCGGTTAGTGCCTCAGCAAATTACAACGAGGTTTGGCAATTAAACACCATTCGCAAATATTACGACAGCCAAAGTAACAAGGTAGTTGACGAGAATATAAATGGTTTTGAAGCATACAGAACCTACAACTTAAACACCTCGATCGGAACAACATTTTACGGAACATTTAACTTTGGTAAAGAAAAGCGAATTCAAGCCATTCGTCATACGGTTCGCCCTTCTATTTCTTATATGTACACACCAAGTTTTGAGCAATATTATGATACATATGCGTTAGATGCTTCGGGAACAAATTATGGAGATTATACCAAGTTTCAGGGTGGTTTATACGGAGTTCCATCATTAAACCAGGCCAGCAATGTAGGGATTAATATAGGAAACTCATTTGAAGCAAAAGTACGTGACGACGAAAAAGGCGAATCTAAAAAAGTAATGCTTTTAAATTCATTAAACATTCAAACCACGTATAATTTAGCTGCCGATTCGTTAAAATTGGCTCCTTTACGAATTGTTGGTGGTACCGCCTTGTTTAACAACAAATTAAACGTAAACTTTGGTACAACTTTAGATCCGTATGCAATTGATAACGCAGGACGAAGAATTGACAAATGGAACATTGATAACGGCGGAAGCTTGTTTAGAATGACATCAGCCAACTTAACGTTGGGTTATTCGCTTTCTAGCCGCGATTTAAAAGCCGACGGAAAAGAAAATTTAGAAAATTTAAACGCTGCAAACGGTGGTAGACCAGATGATTTATTTGGCCGTGCTATTGATATGGCAGATCAACGTAAAAGTTTATTTAACAAACAAAGTGAAGAAAATACGAGCGAATTATATAACTTAGATATTCCTTGGGATATTCAGTTTGCTTATTCCCTAACCTACGCTAATACCAATCGTGAAAGCCGAATTGTAACCAATTCATTAATGGTAAACGGTAACCTAGATATTACACCACGCTGGAAAGTTGGTGCATCTACCGGATACGATTTTGCCAATAAAGGAGTTACTTTTACGCAATTGCGATTTGAAAGAGATTTATTATCTTGGCGTATGAGTTTTAACTGGGTACCTATTGGATTTAATTCGAGCTGGGGCTTTTTTATCGGAATCAAATCCGGAGCTTTAAGTGATATTAAATGGGATAAACGCAGTTTACCAGAACAACGATTAAGATAA
- the fabV gene encoding enoyl-ACP reductase FabV, with translation MIIKPRTRGFICLTSHPEGTAQNIKNQIEYVKSKGKIANGPKKVLVIGASTGFGIASRISAAFGSDAATIGVFFEKPAAEGKPGTAGWYNTAAFEQEAHAAGLYAKSINGDAFSDEIKQQTIDLIKKDLGQVDLVVYSLASPRRTHPKTGVAYASVLKPIGETFTNKTVDFHTGVVSDISINPIENDEDITNTIAVMGGEDWKFWIEDLKAAGVLADGVKTVAYSYIGPKLTFPIYRNGTIGQAKNDLEATVPVLNNLLADINGVSYVSVNKALVTQSSSAIPVVPLYISLLFKVMKQKGIHEGTIEQMQRLFAERLYTNEPILLDAEGRIRVDDLEMREDVQEEVAKLWEQVTTENIEEISDIEGYRNDFFNLFGFNFDAIDYDAETNEVVQVSSISE, from the coding sequence ATGATTATTAAGCCAAGAACCAGAGGTTTTATTTGCCTTACTTCTCATCCAGAAGGAACTGCTCAAAACATAAAAAATCAAATAGAATACGTTAAATCAAAAGGTAAAATTGCTAACGGACCTAAAAAAGTACTTGTAATTGGTGCTTCAACTGGATTCGGAATTGCATCTCGCATTTCTGCAGCTTTTGGTTCTGATGCCGCAACTATTGGGGTGTTTTTTGAAAAACCAGCAGCAGAAGGCAAACCAGGAACTGCAGGTTGGTACAACACAGCAGCTTTTGAACAAGAAGCTCATGCAGCAGGTTTATATGCAAAATCAATTAACGGTGATGCGTTTTCTGACGAAATAAAACAACAAACTATTGATTTAATTAAAAAAGATTTAGGTCAAGTAGATTTAGTAGTTTATTCATTAGCATCTCCACGTCGTACGCATCCAAAAACAGGAGTTGCTTACGCATCGGTTTTAAAACCAATTGGCGAAACTTTTACAAACAAAACGGTTGATTTTCATACCGGAGTAGTTTCTGACATTTCAATTAATCCAATCGAAAACGATGAAGATATTACCAATACAATTGCCGTTATGGGTGGTGAAGACTGGAAGTTTTGGATTGAAGATTTAAAAGCAGCTGGTGTATTAGCAGACGGCGTTAAAACTGTTGCTTACTCGTACATTGGCCCTAAATTAACTTTCCCAATTTACAGAAACGGTACTATTGGTCAAGCTAAAAACGATTTAGAAGCTACCGTACCGGTATTAAACAATTTGTTAGCAGATATTAACGGAGTTTCGTACGTATCAGTAAACAAAGCTTTAGTAACGCAATCAAGTTCTGCAATTCCGGTAGTTCCGTTATATATTTCATTATTATTTAAAGTAATGAAACAAAAAGGAATTCATGAAGGAACTATTGAACAAATGCAACGTTTATTTGCTGAAAGATTATACACCAATGAACCTATTTTATTAGATGCTGAAGGACGTATTCGTGTTGACGATTTAGAAATGCGCGAAGATGTACAAGAAGAAGTTGCCAAACTTTGGGAACAAGTTACTACAGAAAATATTGAAGAAATTTCTGATATTGAAGGATACAGAAATGACTTTTTTAACCTATTTGGTTTTAACTTTGATGCGATTGATTACGATGCAGAAACCAATGAAGTTGTTCAGGTAAGCAGTATTTCTGAATAA
- a CDS encoding ABC transporter ATPase: protein MYIPFNELPKDSKIWIYQSNRKFSDEEVLEIQEDLKNFLQQWATHGKDLHASFEIKYNRFIIIAVNQEIQNVSGCSIDASVGFIQQLEKKYTVDLLDKMNVTFKLGEHIAHKPLIEFKQMAKQKAVSNNTIVFNNLVNTIGEFEEFWEVPAKESWHNRFF, encoded by the coding sequence ATGTATATTCCTTTTAATGAATTACCAAAAGATTCTAAAATCTGGATTTATCAATCCAACCGCAAATTTTCTGATGAAGAAGTACTAGAAATTCAAGAAGATTTAAAAAACTTCTTGCAACAATGGGCTACGCATGGTAAAGATTTGCATGCATCTTTCGAAATAAAATACAACCGTTTTATAATAATTGCGGTAAATCAAGAAATTCAAAATGTTTCTGGTTGTTCAATTGATGCTTCTGTTGGATTTATTCAGCAATTAGAAAAAAAATATACGGTAGATTTGTTGGATAAAATGAATGTAACCTTTAAATTAGGCGAACATATTGCTCATAAACCGCTTATTGAATTTAAGCAAATGGCAAAACAAAAAGCTGTATCAAATAATACCATTGTTTTTAACAATTTAGTAAACACAATTGGCGAATTTGAAGAGTTTTGGGAAGTTCCTGCAAAAGAAAGTTGGCACAATCGTTTTTTTTAA
- a CDS encoding MlaD family protein gives MKLTREIKAAILVIGSVLLFIWGYSFLKGRNLFNTSHTYYVVYDNVEGLAPSAAVTINGLHVGKVNTITLEPKSGKLLVEILMTTDVDIPTNTTASIYEPSLIGAKAIALNLDFNSTEYAQDGAYLEGTVKLGLTDNIGSLLSPLQAKVDSVLSSLNTTLSSVNTILDAKTQQELKGTIASLNTTMHNFTSISKNVDQLLVENKSKLSSAVTNLDQTTKSFANIASDLEKAELDKLVNELQSTLTKVNGLLADIEQGNGTVGKIFKDPEMYDNLTKASNELNLLLQDVRLNPTRYINISVFGKKNKPYVVPETIEVVEQ, from the coding sequence TTGAAATTAACTAGAGAAATAAAAGCAGCCATTTTAGTAATCGGATCTGTATTACTTTTTATTTGGGGATACAGCTTTTTAAAAGGGCGTAACCTTTTTAATACGTCACATACCTATTACGTGGTTTATGATAATGTAGAAGGTTTGGCACCATCGGCTGCTGTTACAATCAACGGGTTGCATGTAGGTAAAGTAAATACAATTACTTTAGAACCTAAATCTGGTAAATTATTGGTTGAAATTTTAATGACTACCGATGTAGATATTCCTACAAATACTACAGCAAGCATTTACGAACCAAGTTTAATTGGTGCAAAAGCAATTGCGTTAAATTTAGATTTTAATAGTACCGAATATGCACAAGATGGTGCGTATTTAGAAGGAACTGTAAAATTAGGTTTAACAGATAATATAGGCAGTTTGTTATCGCCTTTACAAGCAAAGGTTGATTCGGTGTTAAGCAGTTTAAATACAACTTTATCTAGCGTTAATACCATTTTAGATGCTAAAACACAGCAAGAATTAAAAGGTACAATTGCATCTTTAAATACAACCATGCATAACTTTACATCTATTTCTAAAAATGTAGATCAGTTACTTGTTGAGAACAAATCTAAATTAAGTTCAGCAGTTACCAATTTAGACCAAACTACCAAAAGTTTTGCTAATATTGCATCTGACCTAGAAAAAGCAGAACTAGATAAATTAGTAAACGAGTTACAATCAACCTTAACTAAAGTTAACGGATTGTTGGCTGATATTGAGCAAGGTAACGGTACGGTGGGTAAAATATTTAAAGATCCTGAAATGTATGATAACCTTACCAAAGCATCTAACGAATTAAATTTATTATTACAAGACGTTCGTTTAAATCCAACACGTTATATTAATATTTCTGTTTTTGGTAAAAAAAATAAACCATATGTTGTTCCAGAAACTATTGAAGTGGTAGAACAATAA
- a CDS encoding N-acetylmuramoyl-L-alanine amidase — MKKNYILTLLIVLFFVPICVTAQNGKFKVVLDAGHGGKDPGAIANGVKEKDVVLATTLLVGEMLEKEKDIEVVYTRKTDVFIELANRPKIANAAHANVFVSIHCNSAAKAPAAHGTETFVMGVTKNASNLEVARRENEVITLESDYKIKYDGYDPKSPESVIGTSILQEDNLIQSIELAAALEKNFEGANRYSRGVKQAGFLVLRDIYMPRVLIELGFLTNKNEAKYLDSAAGQRKLAQQIANSIISYKKEYYGGDNLLIADTAPSTTIATNVSDSKAINNVEFKVQISASGKKLELKAQNFKGLSPISIESAGNLYRYYYGSTSSYDAAKELLKQAQAKGYDSAFVVAYKDGKKVSVSEALK; from the coding sequence ATGAAAAAAAATTACATACTTACTTTATTAATTGTCTTGTTTTTTGTACCAATTTGTGTTACAGCGCAAAATGGAAAATTTAAAGTTGTACTTGATGCCGGTCACGGTGGTAAAGATCCAGGAGCTATTGCAAATGGAGTAAAAGAAAAAGATGTGGTTTTGGCTACAACTTTATTAGTTGGCGAAATGTTAGAAAAAGAAAAAGATATAGAGGTGGTTTATACCCGTAAAACCGATGTGTTTATTGAGCTTGCTAACCGCCCTAAAATTGCTAATGCAGCGCATGCAAACGTATTTGTTTCGATTCACTGTAACTCGGCAGCAAAAGCACCGGCGGCGCATGGTACAGAAACCTTTGTAATGGGGGTAACAAAAAACGCATCCAATTTAGAGGTTGCACGCCGAGAAAATGAGGTTATTACTTTAGAAAGTGATTATAAAATTAAATATGATGGGTACGATCCAAAATCGCCCGAATCGGTTATTGGTACATCAATTTTACAGGAAGATAATTTAATTCAAAGTATTGAATTAGCAGCAGCGTTAGAAAAAAACTTTGAAGGTGCCAACCGTTACAGCCGAGGTGTAAAACAAGCTGGTTTCTTAGTTTTGCGAGATATTTATATGCCACGCGTTTTAATCGAATTAGGTTTTTTAACCAATAAAAACGAAGCAAAATATTTAGATTCGGCTGCCGGACAACGTAAATTAGCACAGCAAATCGCCAATTCAATTATCAGCTATAAAAAAGAATATTATGGTGGAGATAATTTATTAATTGCTGATACGGCACCAAGTACTACAATAGCTACAAATGTGAGCGATTCTAAGGCTATAAATAATGTAGAATTTAAAGTTCAAATATCTGCAAGTGGAAAAAAATTAGAACTAAAAGCTCAAAATTTTAAAGGTTTAAGTCCAATTTCTATAGAAAGTGCCGGAAATTTATACCGATATTACTACGGTAGCACATCAAGCTATGATGCTGCAAAAGAATTACTTAAACAAGCACAAGCAAAAGGTTACGACTCAGCATTTGTTGTTGCCTACAAAGACGGAAAAAAAGTTAGCGTTTCTGAAGCTTTAAAGTAA
- a CDS encoding Rid family detoxifying hydrolase has protein sequence MKKIIYTDKAPAPIGPYSQGVVNGNILYTSGQIGFDVAKNDLVLDTIENETRTVLNNVKAIVTAAGFTLEDVVKATIFISNMDDFARINAVYADFFNEATAPARECVQVAKLPRNVNVEISVFAIKN, from the coding sequence ATGAAAAAAATAATTTATACAGACAAAGCACCTGCTCCAATTGGGCCATACAGCCAAGGCGTTGTAAACGGTAATATTTTATATACATCAGGTCAGATTGGTTTTGATGTAGCTAAAAACGATTTGGTTTTAGATACCATAGAAAACGAAACGCGTACCGTGCTAAACAACGTAAAAGCTATTGTTACAGCTGCAGGTTTTACTTTAGAAGACGTGGTTAAAGCAACCATTTTTATCTCTAACATGGACGATTTTGCACGCATAAATGCGGTATATGCAGATTTTTTTAACGAAGCTACTGCCCCAGCACGCGAATGTGTACAAGTTGCAAAACTACCTAGAAACGTGAATGTAGAAATTTCTGTATTCGCTATAAAAAATTAA
- a CDS encoding (Fe-S)-binding protein, protein MSYLDNIFFAIVLIIGFGFFAKNVKKLIRNIKLGQKVDRKDNSKQRFQNMVRIALGQSKMVKRPVAGILHILVYVGFVVINIELLEILIDGLFGTHRVLSAVGSIYNYLIGSFEILAFLVIVAVVIFFIRRNIIHLKRFNSIDLKGWAKKDANIILLIETVLMVVFLTMNAADLHLQTLGYSHFTAVGAFPVSQFIAPIFNGWSPESVYMVERACWWIHILGILAFMNYLYYSKHLHILLAFPNTYFADLNPKGELNNLESVTNEVKLMMDPNADPYAAPAEGADAVPAKFGASDVMDLNWFQLLSAYTCTECGRCTSSCPANITGKKLSPRKIMMATRDRLEEVSAVLDANNGQFVDDGRSLLNDHISPEELWACTTCNACVEECPVSISPLSIIMDMRRYLVMEQSAAPTELNNMMTNIENNGAPWQYNQQDRANWVNEA, encoded by the coding sequence ATGAGTTATTTAGACAATATATTTTTCGCCATTGTCTTAATTATCGGATTTGGTTTCTTTGCTAAAAATGTAAAAAAACTAATTCGTAACATTAAACTTGGGCAAAAAGTTGATCGAAAGGATAATTCGAAACAACGTTTTCAGAACATGGTAAGAATTGCTTTAGGGCAATCTAAAATGGTAAAACGTCCGGTTGCCGGTATTTTGCATATTTTAGTATATGTAGGATTCGTGGTAATTAATATTGAATTACTAGAAATATTGATTGACGGCTTGTTTGGAACCCATCGCGTTTTATCAGCAGTTGGTAGCATTTACAATTACCTAATTGGCTCATTCGAAATTTTAGCCTTTTTAGTAATTGTTGCTGTTGTTATCTTTTTTATCAGAAGAAACATTATTCATTTAAAACGATTCAATAGTATCGATTTAAAAGGATGGGCAAAAAAAGATGCGAACATTATTTTATTAATCGAAACTGTTTTAATGGTTGTTTTTTTAACCATGAACGCAGCCGATTTACATTTACAAACTTTAGGTTATTCACATTTTACTGCTGTTGGAGCCTTTCCGGTTTCGCAATTTATTGCGCCAATTTTTAACGGTTGGAGCCCCGAATCGGTTTACATGGTAGAACGTGCTTGTTGGTGGATTCATATTTTAGGAATTTTAGCCTTTATGAATTACCTGTATTATTCTAAGCATTTACATATTTTATTGGCGTTTCCAAATACGTATTTTGCCGATTTAAATCCGAAAGGAGAACTAAACAATTTAGAATCGGTTACAAACGAAGTGAAATTAATGATGGATCCAAATGCCGATCCGTACGCTGCTCCTGCAGAAGGTGCAGATGCAGTTCCTGCAAAGTTTGGAGCTTCAGACGTAATGGATTTAAATTGGTTTCAATTACTAAGTGCATATACGTGTACTGAATGCGGGCGTTGTACATCATCATGTCCAGCAAATATTACCGGTAAAAAATTATCTCCACGTAAAATAATGATGGCAACGCGCGATCGATTAGAAGAAGTAAGCGCTGTTTTAGATGCCAACAACGGTCAATTTGTTGACGACGGTCGCTCGTTATTAAACGATCATATTTCGCCAGAAGAACTTTGGGCTTGTACGACATGTAATGCCTGTGTAGAAGAATGTCCGGTAAGCATTTCACCATTGTCTATTATTATGGATATGCGCCGTTATTTAGTTATGGAGCAATCTGCAGCCCCAACCGAATTAAACAACATGATGACCAATATAGAAAACAATGGTGCACCATGGCAGTACAACCAACAAGACCGTGCAAACTGGGTAAACGAAGCCTAA
- a CDS encoding (Fe-S)-binding protein, with protein MSNLVVPTMADFLAQGKQPEVLFWVGCSGSFDDRAKKITKAFVKILNQAKVDFAILGQEESCTGDPAKRAGNEFAFQMQAMMNIQVLDGYEIKKIVTACPHCFNTIKNEWPGLGGNYEVVHHTEFLKSLLDEGRLKVEGGSFKGKRITFHDPCYLGRANSIYEAPRDLIEKLDAELVEMKRSRANGLCCGAGGAQMFKEPEPGNREVNMERTDDALETTPNVIATGCPFCNTMLTDGVKFNHKEGEVQVLDIAEIIANAQDL; from the coding sequence ATGTCAAATTTAGTAGTACCAACAATGGCCGATTTTTTGGCTCAAGGCAAACAACCCGAAGTTTTATTTTGGGTAGGTTGTTCCGGAAGTTTTGACGATCGCGCTAAAAAAATTACGAAAGCATTTGTAAAAATATTAAACCAAGCAAAAGTTGATTTTGCAATTCTAGGACAAGAAGAAAGTTGTACGGGCGATCCTGCTAAGCGTGCTGGGAATGAATTTGCATTTCAAATGCAAGCCATGATGAATATTCAGGTTTTAGATGGTTACGAAATAAAAAAAATTGTTACCGCTTGTCCACATTGTTTTAATACCATTAAAAACGAATGGCCTGGGCTAGGTGGTAATTATGAGGTTGTTCATCACACCGAATTTTTAAAATCGTTGTTAGATGAAGGCCGTTTAAAGGTTGAAGGCGGAAGCTTTAAAGGCAAACGCATTACCTTTCACGATCCGTGTTATTTAGGTCGTGCAAATAGCATTTACGAAGCACCTCGTGATTTAATAGAAAAATTAGATGCCGAGTTGGTAGAAATGAAACGCTCTCGTGCTAACGGATTATGTTGTGGTGCTGGAGGTGCTCAAATGTTTAAAGAGCCTGAACCAGGAAATCGCGAAGTTAATATGGAGCGTACAGATGATGCGTTAGAAACCACGCCAAATGTAATTGCAACCGGATGTCCGTTTTGTAATACCATGTTAACAGACGGTGTAAAATTTAATCATAAAGAAGGTGAAGTGCAAGTGCTAGATATTGCTGAAATTATTGCTAACGCACAAGATTTATAA